The stretch of DNA AAGATAAGAGTTAATTATTCAGTAAACTATTATTCTTCACGactttaaaagataaaaataacattttaattaaaaaatatgaactaAATCAATCCGCGTCAAATTTTTCATACGGTTATTTTGACAAAACTATCCAATTAATGACTCATTTTTTAGATAGTTTGGTTAAATTAAGGATAATGCTAGGGAAACAATGGAATATGTGTACAATGGCTATAATGGATCTTTTAAAAGGCCCAAATAGGTTTAACAAAGTAAACTAGCCCATTAATAACCCTAATCTTTTTTAGATGTTTAGTTAACCATACcctaaatttttacaaaattacaTTTTTCCCCCAAATCCCAATACAGTAAATTGAAACCCTTTTATCCCCTATTCCAAAACCCTTCCAAAGCTTGGTGAAAGGAAGACCCGTCAGCGCTGTCTGAGAAGGAAGACCCCTCATCTCCGGAAACGGCAACCACGGTAGGCGAAAAGGTTAGGGAACCGCACCCAACGTAGCCGTCGAGACCACCCAGCCGTGACCGCCCGAGAACGTCGCGTATAACACGCCGTGATCGTCCGAGAAACTCCGTGCTCCACCTCTGATCAGATCCGAAGGGAGTGAGGCGGCTGAACATCCCACCGTCGCCGACCCGGAGTGTGTTCGCGGTGTGCCTCCGACCAGAGCTGAAGCATTTGAGCCGTTGCACTCGTGTGGGCACCCCCGTCGCCGGTAAGTATCTGTAGTTGTTCATCTTCCAACGGTTATAGCTGTTGCATGTCGTGTTAGAGATAGATATTGTTGATTATATGAGTGATTAACCATGGTAAGGAAGCTATGGGTTCGATGGTATCATCCCGGAGACTGTGGGCTAGGTAGTTCATTTACGTTGTTCTAATTCATGATGATTTAACTTTAGCGCGGGAAAGAACCGAAAAAGTTTGTTCGTTTTGATTtcatatcattttaaattaatttttttccttttttttgacTGTATCTGTGTGGATCATGTGCATCTAATTTGTCGTTTTGTTGCTTGACCATTGTTGACTCTGCGTTGATATTATCTCGGATGGTTAGTTTAGTATGACTTTGGATGGTTAGTTTAGTATGATATTGGATGGTTAgtcttgaaatttttttgactcTGCGTTGATATTATCTTGGATGGTTAGTTTAGTATGGTcatgttattttatgttcttcAAATTTTGTGAGGCGTGTCTTGATTTATCTTAGGTTTGTGCTGGGCATGTGTGGTTACTTAACATAACTCTGCATTTTGGAATTATTTTCCTGTCATCCGCATAGAATAGTATCGTTGAGTAGTTTCTCCTCTTCCACCTTCACGCAGACCACTGGACCCTGTTCATCAACTGCAGAAACTCTGCAGTTATCCTTCCTCACAAACTCAATTTGAACATCCCTAAAAATGCTCGTGGTATACTCTTGCTGAAACTGTTTCTCTATAGGCGAGGTAGTTGCACAAGGGATAACCCCCCTCGAGTCTGCAGCATCATCCTCCAGTTCCCTCTGCTCCTTGACTCCAAGCACATTGTCATATTCATGAACAAATTGGACCAAGCTAGTTTTACTGTGTAAGTATCCACCGTAGAATGCGTGCATGCTCTCACTCCTCTGCGTACTCCGCATTCCTGTCCAAAATTCACCCTTGAAGTATATTGGGACCCACATGCGTCGGTCATCATATAGATctacaagaaataaataataccAAATTAAGCATATAAAGCTTACACCAAACATATTACTAAACCTGAGAAATGAACATCCACATTAACTGATATATTAATCATCCAAATATTTACTATAATGAACATCTAGCTAATTGTCATCCAAACTTACTGATAAACTAAACATTCAGAGGCCGACCAATTGCAATTAAAGCGCGAGAAGTAATCTTACAGAAACAAACCTGACAGCCATGTGTTGTTATGTAAGTTGTACTCATCTATAAAATCAGCCCAATCATCTTCAAATGACTCCTCCGTccgagagttccacacaatgtCGTTTAGGTCACCATACAAAGCTCCGTACCGGCGGTAACCCCCAAGCTTCGAAGGTAGCTTATTCATAATATGCCAAATGCACCACCGGTGGCGTGTGTCGGGTAAAGTATTTTTGATCGCACGGTAAAGGGATCGACATTGATCGGTTATGATACACTTTGGAGCAGTTCCCATGCACTTCACCCATTGGAGAAAAACCCACTCATAACTTCCGATTTCTTCATTCCCCAACAAAGCACAACCGAGGAGGGTCGACCTACCATGGTGGTTGACCCCAACGAACGACACAAACGGTAATCCATGCCTACCAGAAAAACCAACCAGATGTAAGAAATGCCAATCAAGATCAAAATTCGTATTATCAAGAAAAGGTAAAAATACCAACTTAACTAATACGTACCTATTTTTACTGTACGTGCTATCAACTGACATGACGTCTCCATAGTATTCATACGACGCCCTACACCTTGCATCAACCCATACTGCACTCTTAAATTTACACTCATCGTCCAACTTCACCGCGTAAAAGAAGTTCGGATTGATGTCCTTCATTCTCATGAAGTAGCTCATCATCTCCCTGACATCCGCATTAACGTTGCTACTTCGGAGCCTTGCTGttatataatttcttaaatccttcTCTGAGAATCCCAAGTTAGAGGGGCCACCAGCCTCATTTGACAAAGCAAGGAATGTCTTGTTTGGTCGAATCCCAGCCTCATCATTATCCTCGATCACGCACTTCGCATGCATGGTCAACTGCCTATACTCATGATAGTGCACTGCCTTTTTCGGTGAACAAGGGTGAGAGTGCGTCAAGTCAGCCTTGAGCAGAACCCAGTCTTGCACGTCTTTATCAAACTTTACATATATCCTTGCCTTGCACCCAGCAGCTGAAATCGTATTCTTCCGTGTTGGTGCTTTAACACGAGACTCGCGGATCCCATCGCGATTACAGTGTATAGCCTGGTTAATGGGAGCCTTTGTGATCTTGTCAAATGTTGTCGTCCTTATCTTAGTTGCAAATCCAGCTTTCTTTGCATAGGACACATAAAAGTCATGCGCCATCTGTAGCTGAGGAAATCGCATTCCAACTCTTGGTATCTCATCTTCTTGTAGGTTACCATGATCTGGTAactgtattttatattaatccgaaagaaaaattaattaccattagtcttcaaataaaacatgaACATTATGACTAAACAAAAGTAAGCTAGACTGCAGTACCTCATCACCAGGCTCCATCTCTTCACTTTCAACATCCATAACATCCGACAACTGCATACCCGATAATTTCAAAACAAACAGAGTAACCAAAAGGaggaagatccttatcaaaactcatttaaataaaatctcaaaACCAATCACCGAAAACACATCAACAGCTACAAAATCAAACCAtgagaattatttttttcatttcatgtattatttaattaatttcaaccctttagttgtttttttttaattcaatgaaaattatgtaaaattatttcttttatttgggcTATTATTTAAGGGCCTTAATCTATCTTTAGTGGCTTCTTTTTTCActccataaaaaaaattcttttcctGTATATTTAGATACACACACTCTTTTCTTCATGTGcaggaagaaaaatattaaaattttaacattatttattcctataagcatgaaaaatattaaaataatatgcCGGAAGCATATGAGCATATAACGTTACAAATATGGAGTGAGCATATAAGCATATCATTACATGATTAAAACACTCATATAAGCATATCATGGTTAACATGTTGCAAATACAAATAACATTTCCTTCAATTCAGTAAACAAGTTCAGCCTCTGCATCACACTATAGTTATCTATTTTACATACTTGTATGGTCATCATGTAGATATAATATAAACACACtgtagataaaaataaattcatataagcatcccaaaaaattaaattatgctATCCCATCATGCATATAGGCACATAAGTCCATAATAGGATGATTAGCAAATGAAGATGCCATTTAACATGATGACAGCATAAATTCACATACAAAAACACGTAAGAAAATATACTTCCTGGATATAATCATATAACCataaaatgattaattaatttcagCTAATCCTCAATGCATATAATCATActattataaataaaacaaacataaCTTTAATTACATCTCAACTCATCGATTACAAGTGCATGTTTCAATAAGCATACAATCAAAAAACTTATTTATGGTAGAATTAAACGCGAAATAAACATCCATGGCAGAATTTGAGGATCCTAATTGCTCACCTTGTTTAACTTGTGACCATGCTCTGCGACATTGGCGGCTAAGTTTTCTTGTTCGTTTGATAAATTTTCAGAAACTTCAGAGGCAACACAAACTAACGGTTCAACTATATCAACCTCCATTAATGAATTTCGGCTAGGTGATGTGCATAAATGAGGACCCTCGCTTGCAGCACGTTCTTCTTGCGATTCTGCCATTCTGAAAGAGTGAACACCGGCTGTGTTGTGTGCAGATGAGAGGGCGGCGCTATCGAACGTAGATGAGAGGGTGGCTGCGTTGGAAAGATCCTGCATGGGGCAGCCGTGCTGCGTTGTGTGCAGATGAGAGGGCGGCGCTGTCGATCGTAGATGAGAAGGCAGCTGCGTTGGAACGATCCTGCATGGGGCAGCCGTGTGATCGTTGAGGAGAGTGTTTTAACCTAATTAATTGATTAGAATCTATAATTACTAAatggttttaaatttcaaataagaaataatacaaaattaattgataacccattatttaatttaaatttcatttaaacCCCCATTGTATGCATTGTACAACTAGTCTATTGTTTCCTCATACTTTTCCTTAAATTAATGCAATCTCTAATCTTTAATAGTATTGTATAAATTAAGTTAG from Arachis duranensis cultivar V14167 chromosome 4, aradu.V14167.gnm2.J7QH, whole genome shotgun sequence encodes:
- the LOC107484643 gene encoding protein FAR1-RELATED SEQUENCE 5-like; translated protein: MQDLSNAATLSSTFDSAALSSAHNTAGVHSFRMAESQEERAASEGPHLCTSPSRNSLMEVDIVEPLVCVASEVSENLSNEQENLAANVAEHGHKLNKLSDVMDVESEEMEPGDELPDHGNLQEDEIPRVGMRFPQLQMAHDFYVSYAKKAGFATKIRTTTFDKITKAPINQAIHCNRDGIRESRVKAPTRKNTISAAGCKARIYVKFDKDVQDWVLLKADLTHSHPCSPKKAVHYHEYRQLTMHAKCVIEDNDEAGIRPNKTFLALSNEAGGPSNLGFSEKDLRNYITARLRSSNVNADVREMMSYFMRMKDINPNFFYAVKLDDECKFKSAVWVDARCRASYEYYGDVMSVDSTYSKNRHGLPFVSFVGVNHHGRSTLLGCALLGNEEIGSYEWVFLQWVKCMGTAPKCIITDQCRSLYRAIKNTLPDTRHRWCIWHIMNKLPSKLGGYRRYGALYGDLNDIVWNSRTEESFEDDWADFIDEYNLHNNTWLSDLYDDRRMWVPIYFKGEFWTGMRSTQRSESMHAFYGGYLHSKTSLVQFVHEYDNVLGVKEQRELEDDAADSRGVIPCATTSPIEKQFQQEYTTSIFRDVQIEFVRKDNCRVSAVDEQGPVVCVKVEEEKLLNDTILCG